A genomic stretch from Shewanella woodyi ATCC 51908 includes:
- the cysS gene encoding cysteine--tRNA ligase yields the protein MLKLYNSLTRQKEEFKPLQPGKVGMYVCGITIYDLCHIGHGRTFVAFDMIVRYLRYSGYDVNFLRNITDVDDKIIKRAAENKESCDSLTERLIGEMHKDFDSLNMKRPDFEPRATLHMAEIIEMVEKLIEKEHAYVSSNGDVLFSVSSFPEYGRLSGQNLEQLQAGARVEVEDSKRDPMDFVLWKMSKPGEPTWESPWGPGRPGWHIECSAMNSKHLGQHFDIHGGGSDLQFPHHENEIAQSCCAHNTPYVNYWMHTGMVMVDKEKMSKSLNNFFTIRDVLAHYDAATIRYFLLSGHYRSQLNYSEDNLKQAKSALARLYTALKDLDLTVEPAAAENFVSKFKQAMDDDFNTPEAYSVLFDMVREVNRLKVTDLAQASALAVRLKELAGVLGILEQDVDSFFKGESNDAEVAEVEALIAERNRARAEKDWPAADIARDGLNALGVILEDGPEGTTWRKK from the coding sequence ATGTTGAAGCTATACAACAGCCTGACCCGCCAAAAAGAGGAATTTAAACCATTACAGCCAGGTAAAGTTGGCATGTATGTGTGTGGGATCACCATCTATGATTTATGTCATATTGGTCACGGGCGTACCTTTGTAGCTTTCGACATGATAGTAAGGTACCTACGCTATTCTGGTTACGATGTGAATTTTCTGCGTAACATTACTGATGTTGATGACAAGATCATCAAGCGTGCGGCAGAAAACAAGGAGAGCTGTGATTCACTGACAGAGCGTTTGATCGGTGAAATGCATAAAGATTTCGACTCGTTAAACATGAAGCGTCCCGATTTTGAGCCTAGAGCAACGTTGCACATGGCTGAGATTATCGAGATGGTTGAAAAGCTTATTGAGAAAGAGCACGCCTATGTGTCATCCAATGGTGATGTGTTGTTTAGTGTCTCTTCATTCCCTGAGTATGGTCGTTTGTCTGGACAAAATTTAGAGCAACTACAGGCCGGAGCTCGTGTCGAAGTCGAAGACTCCAAGCGCGATCCTATGGATTTCGTACTGTGGAAGATGTCAAAACCAGGTGAGCCGACTTGGGAGTCTCCATGGGGACCTGGTCGTCCAGGTTGGCATATCGAGTGTTCAGCCATGAACAGCAAGCATCTTGGCCAACATTTTGATATTCATGGTGGTGGTAGCGATCTTCAGTTCCCTCATCATGAAAATGAGATCGCACAATCTTGCTGCGCCCATAATACGCCTTATGTGAACTACTGGATGCACACAGGCATGGTGATGGTCGATAAAGAGAAGATGTCTAAGTCTCTTAATAACTTCTTCACTATCCGAGATGTATTAGCTCATTATGATGCGGCGACAATTCGTTACTTCTTGTTGTCTGGTCACTACCGTAGCCAACTTAACTACTCAGAAGATAACCTTAAGCAAGCTAAATCTGCATTAGCACGTCTGTACACGGCACTAAAAGATCTGGATTTAACTGTTGAGCCTGCGGCGGCTGAAAACTTTGTGTCTAAGTTTAAACAGGCGATGGATGATGACTTTAATACGCCTGAAGCATATTCAGTATTGTTTGATATGGTGCGTGAGGTTAACCGTCTTAAAGTCACTGATTTAGCTCAAGCTTCGGCTCTCGCAGTGCGTCTAAAAGAGTTGGCTGGTGTACTTGGTATACTCGAGCAAGATGTCGATAGCTTCTTTAAAGGCGAGAGTAACGATGCTGAAGTCGCTGAGGTTGAAGCATTAATCGCAGAGCGTAATCGAGCACGAGCTGAGAAAGATTGGCCTGCTGCGGATATCGCCCGTGATGGACTTAACGCCTTAGGTGTGATTTTGGAAGATGGCCCTGAAGGGACAACGTGGCGTAAGAAGTAA
- a CDS encoding peptidylprolyl isomerase — translation MITLHTNHGEIVLKLDAEKAPITAENFTKYVKDGFFDGTVFHRVIDGFMIQGGGFTEDMVQKNSGETIKNEANNGLSNLVGTIAMARTSDPHSATAQFFININDNTFLDFKSETSQGWGYCVFGKVTAGMDVVNKIKAVSTGNRGMHQDVPLEAVIIEKVTIADAE, via the coding sequence ATGATCACTCTTCATACTAATCACGGTGAGATCGTTTTAAAACTTGACGCAGAAAAAGCGCCAATTACCGCAGAAAACTTCACCAAGTACGTTAAAGATGGCTTCTTTGATGGCACTGTTTTCCACCGTGTCATTGACGGTTTCATGATCCAAGGTGGCGGTTTCACTGAAGATATGGTCCAAAAGAACAGTGGCGAAACCATCAAGAACGAAGCTAATAACGGTTTATCAAACCTAGTTGGCACTATCGCGATGGCAAGAACCTCTGATCCTCATTCAGCAACAGCTCAGTTCTTCATCAACATCAACGACAACACTTTCCTTGATTTTAAGTCTGAAACCTCTCAAGGTTGGGGTTACTGCGTATTTGGTAAAGTGACAGCTGGTATGGATGTCGTCAATAAAATTAAAGCGGTTAGCACAGGCAACCGTGGCATGCATCAAGATGTGCCTCTTGAAGCAGTTATCATTGAAAAAGTAACCATTGCTGACGCTGAATAA
- a CDS encoding UDP-2,3-diacylglucosamine diphosphatase, with protein MRTLFIGDLHLSADRPDITSAFNHFLDNELHDVEALYILGDLFEVWIGDDIAEPFALELATKLKAISSRLPIYYIHGNRDFLIGHVYAQQSGMTLLPEVHKFNLYGVPTVILHGDSLCTLDKAYQRFRCFRNLKLVKWLYGKLPKNSRLKIARDIRSKSTQSNQRKSMTIMDVESEAVEQLLEQTDAMQMIHGHTHRPKMHTIHTQTHTQKECTKTRIVVGDWYEQTSVLSISPEKISLSASPLV; from the coding sequence ATGCGTACACTTTTTATTGGCGATCTGCATCTATCTGCAGATCGCCCTGATATCACCTCAGCCTTCAACCATTTCCTCGATAATGAACTTCATGATGTGGAAGCTCTCTATATCTTAGGTGATCTGTTTGAAGTATGGATTGGGGATGATATTGCAGAGCCTTTTGCTCTTGAACTCGCCACAAAATTAAAAGCTATCTCAAGCCGATTGCCCATCTACTATATCCACGGTAATCGTGACTTCCTCATTGGTCATGTGTATGCTCAGCAATCTGGCATGACCTTACTCCCCGAAGTCCATAAGTTCAATCTATACGGCGTGCCAACAGTCATTCTTCATGGCGATAGTCTGTGCACTTTAGATAAGGCATACCAAAGGTTCAGATGCTTTAGAAACCTAAAACTCGTCAAGTGGCTCTATGGCAAACTCCCAAAGAACTCTCGACTCAAGATAGCCAGAGATATTCGCTCTAAAAGCACTCAAAGTAATCAGCGTAAAAGCATGACCATCATGGATGTAGAAAGTGAAGCTGTAGAGCAGTTGCTGGAGCAAACAGATGCAATGCAGATGATCCATGGTCATACCCACAGACCCAAGATGCACACTATCCACACTCAAACACATACTCAAAAAGAGTGTACAAAAACACGAATCGTGGTGGGTGACTGGTATGAACAAACCAGTGTGCTAAGCATCAGTCCTGAAAAAATCTCACTATCGGCCAGCCCACTGGTGTAA
- the miaE gene encoding tRNA isopentenyl-2-thiomethyl-A-37 hydroxylase MiaE — MQQLLAPIHAFLKCETPDSWIQAAIKPENLPTLLIDHCNCELKAAQTAMFLVRKYAVEQQSGKQLLEWAKPYEEFVYRKDRDIAVFLARSSKKNDVSIELTAKAGFEQGDALISKMVRLIKEEFHHFEQVLEIMLERGIPYENRRAGRYAKGMMKMVRTHEPAAMIDKLIIGAFIEARSCERFAKLAPYLDEVLNKFYVSLLRSEARHYQDYLLLAEDIAGGDISERVAIIAEREAELISSIDPEFNFHSGAQE, encoded by the coding sequence ATGCAGCAGTTGTTAGCCCCGATACATGCTTTTCTTAAATGTGAAACCCCCGATAGTTGGATCCAAGCGGCAATTAAGCCTGAGAACCTACCTACACTGTTAATTGATCACTGTAATTGCGAGCTAAAAGCAGCGCAAACAGCGATGTTTCTGGTGAGAAAATATGCGGTTGAGCAACAAAGTGGTAAGCAACTACTTGAATGGGCTAAGCCCTATGAGGAGTTTGTGTATCGCAAAGACAGGGACATTGCGGTCTTTTTAGCGAGAAGCAGTAAAAAGAATGATGTCTCAATTGAACTGACTGCTAAAGCGGGTTTTGAGCAGGGCGATGCCTTGATCAGCAAAATGGTTCGGTTGATTAAAGAGGAGTTTCACCATTTCGAGCAGGTATTAGAGATAATGCTTGAGAGGGGGATCCCCTATGAAAACCGCAGAGCAGGTCGTTATGCCAAAGGGATGATGAAGATGGTTCGAACCCATGAACCTGCTGCCATGATAGATAAATTGATTATCGGGGCATTTATTGAGGCGAGATCTTGTGAACGTTTTGCGAAATTAGCGCCATATCTTGATGAGGTTCTCAACAAATTTTATGTGTCACTGCTGCGCTCAGAAGCCAGACATTATCAGGATTACTTACTTTTAGCTGAAGATATTGCTGGAGGTGATATTAGTGAGCGGGTGGCCATTATTGCAGAGCGTGAAGCTGAGCTTATTAGCTCTATCGATCCTGAGTTTAACTTTCACAGCGGTGCCCAAGAGTAA
- a CDS encoding Yip1 family protein: MILNHLMGLYTHPKEEWHTIEQNHEALKSSLSHVLLVALIPVICTFFASTEIGWNLGVGDPLFLTQQSAMLMSVGMYFGLIAGVFGLAYLAFWMAKTFDADPSFTQALELASYTATPLFMVGLAALYPSIWFVMVIGLLGLTYSVYLLYTGVPIIMNIPEEKGFIYASSVVTAGLVLLVALMASSVILWSMGLGPIQQ; the protein is encoded by the coding sequence ATGATATTGAATCACTTAATGGGGCTATACACTCATCCAAAAGAGGAGTGGCACACAATTGAACAGAATCATGAAGCATTAAAGAGCAGTCTGAGTCATGTGCTTTTAGTAGCACTCATCCCAGTGATCTGCACCTTTTTCGCTTCAACTGAGATAGGTTGGAACTTAGGCGTTGGCGACCCACTCTTCCTCACACAGCAAAGTGCGATGTTAATGTCTGTGGGCATGTATTTCGGATTAATCGCAGGCGTATTTGGCCTTGCATACTTAGCATTTTGGATGGCAAAAACTTTCGACGCCGATCCGAGCTTTACTCAAGCACTAGAGCTCGCCTCTTACACAGCGACGCCACTGTTTATGGTAGGTTTAGCTGCACTCTATCCAAGTATTTGGTTTGTAATGGTTATCGGCCTACTGGGTTTAACTTACTCCGTTTACCTTCTCTATACCGGCGTACCTATCATCATGAATATTCCCGAAGAGAAAGGCTTTATCTACGCAAGTTCAGTTGTCACAGCAGGCTTAGTACTGTTAGTCGCCTTAATGGCGTCAAGTGTGATTTTATGGAGCATGGGCTTAGGCCCAATCCAGCAATAA
- the glnS gene encoding glutamine--tRNA ligase, whose protein sequence is MSHLDSEVRPSNFIRNIIDEDLESGKHESVHTRFPPEPNGFLHIGHAKSICLNFGIAKDYKGQCNLRFDDTNPEKEDIDYVHSIQDDVKWLGFDWDGDIRYSSNYFDQLHKYAIELIEKGLAYVCFLNGEETREYRGTLKAPGKNSPYRDTSVAENLELFEKMRKGEFKEGECSLRAKIDMASSFMCMRDPIIYRVRFAHHHQTGDKWCIYPMYDFTHCISDAIENISHSLCTLEFQDNRRLYDWVLDHLDDFQAPNRTRQYEFSRLNLEYTLMSKRKLNDLVTRKLVNGWDDPRMPTIAALRRRGYTPSAIREFCLRIGVTKQDNMVEVGMLDACIREELNDKAPRAMAVINPVKVIIENYPEGQIETLSAPIHPTNEEMGKRELAFGRELYIDADDFREEANKKYKRLVQGKEVRLRNAYVIKAERCDKDADGNVTTIYCSYDDETLGKNPSDGRKVKGVIHWVEATSAKPAEFRLYDRLFTDANPAAAETVDEVLNPDSLVVAHGFVEAGLVAAEAEKAYQFEREGYFCADNKDSTPENLVFNLTVALRDSSQ, encoded by the coding sequence ATGAGTCATCTGGACAGCGAAGTTCGTCCTAGTAACTTCATTCGTAATATCATAGATGAAGATCTTGAAAGCGGTAAGCATGAGAGTGTGCATACCCGTTTTCCACCTGAGCCTAATGGCTTTCTTCATATCGGCCATGCAAAATCTATCTGCTTAAACTTCGGTATAGCAAAGGATTACAAGGGCCAATGTAACTTACGTTTCGATGACACGAATCCTGAGAAAGAAGATATCGATTATGTTCATTCTATTCAGGATGATGTGAAGTGGCTTGGTTTTGACTGGGATGGCGATATTCGCTACTCATCAAACTATTTTGACCAGTTACATAAGTATGCGATTGAGTTGATCGAGAAAGGCTTAGCCTATGTCTGTTTCCTTAATGGGGAAGAGACTCGCGAGTATCGCGGCACACTTAAAGCGCCTGGAAAGAACAGTCCTTATCGTGACACATCAGTAGCTGAGAACCTCGAGCTATTTGAAAAGATGCGTAAAGGTGAGTTCAAAGAGGGAGAGTGTTCTCTTCGAGCTAAAATCGACATGGCATCATCATTTATGTGCATGCGTGATCCGATAATCTATCGTGTCCGTTTTGCTCATCACCATCAAACTGGTGATAAGTGGTGTATCTATCCTATGTACGATTTTACTCACTGTATCTCAGATGCGATTGAGAACATCAGTCACTCACTTTGTACATTAGAGTTTCAGGATAATCGCCGTTTGTATGATTGGGTATTGGATCACTTAGATGATTTCCAAGCGCCAAATCGTACTCGTCAGTATGAGTTTTCTCGTCTAAACCTAGAGTACACCTTGATGTCTAAGCGTAAGCTTAACGATCTTGTGACTCGTAAATTGGTTAATGGCTGGGATGACCCACGTATGCCGACCATTGCAGCGCTTCGTCGCCGTGGTTATACGCCGTCGGCTATCCGTGAGTTCTGTTTACGCATTGGCGTAACTAAGCAGGACAACATGGTAGAAGTTGGAATGTTAGATGCGTGTATCCGTGAGGAGCTTAATGACAAAGCGCCTCGTGCAATGGCTGTGATCAACCCTGTTAAGGTGATAATCGAGAACTACCCAGAAGGTCAAATTGAAACCTTGAGCGCACCAATACACCCAACTAATGAAGAGATGGGCAAGCGTGAATTGGCTTTTGGTCGTGAACTTTATATCGATGCTGATGACTTCCGTGAAGAAGCGAATAAGAAGTACAAGCGTCTGGTTCAAGGCAAAGAGGTGCGTTTACGTAACGCTTATGTCATTAAAGCAGAGCGTTGTGATAAAGATGCCGATGGCAATGTCACTACTATCTACTGTAGCTATGATGATGAGACGCTAGGTAAGAATCCATCAGATGGGCGTAAAGTAAAAGGGGTTATCCATTGGGTTGAAGCAACATCTGCTAAACCTGCAGAGTTCCGCCTTTACGATCGTCTGTTTACCGATGCTAACCCAGCGGCTGCTGAGACTGTCGATGAGGTACTTAACCCAGACTCTCTGGTTGTAGCTCATGGTTTCGTTGAAGCAGGTCTTGTGGCTGCAGAAGCTGAAAAAGCATATCAGTTTGAGCGTGAAGGCTACTTCTGTGCAGACAATAAAGATTCAACACCAGAAAACTTGGTATTCAATCTAACCGTTGCATTACGAGACTCTTCTCAGTAA
- the feoB gene encoding Fe(2+) transporter permease subunit FeoB yields MAKQFHCVTVGNPNAGKSTLFNALTGANQQVGNWSGVTVEKKTGLFTLNGADVYLTDLPGIYDLLPAGSSCDCSLDEQIAQQYLAEQQVDGIINLVDATNIERHLYLTVQLRELGIPMVVVLNKIDAAKKHGIEINTAKMSETLGCPVVSVCSRDEGDIEKVKEQVVDLLDGKVSEAPLVLNYDAQIETGVTSLLSSDETLSRGRALAMLANGLGCGQCKNGQMLDEVNQCSESLSSQGKDIEIMVATTRFDFVQSVYDSSVAANGAETISDKLDKVILHPVAGVPVFLFVMYLMFMFSINVGSSFIDFFDITAGALFVDHLGALMSSIGSPAWLVTIVAGGVGQGVQTVATFIPVIAALFLALSVLEGSGYMARAAFVVDGLMRRIGLPGKAFVPMIVGFGCSVPAIMATRTLGSERERIVTGMMAPFMSCGARLPVYALFAAAFFPESGQNLVFLLYIIGVLAAVGTGLLLRSTLLPGTSSAVVMELPSYEKPKLKTVLNRTGKRTKSFILGAGKTIVIVVTLLNFVNAIGIDGTFGHEDSSESVLSVASQKVTPLFAPMGVEQDNWPATVGIITGIFAKEAVVGTLNSLYSTPTDGDEELTPFIESLNEAIATIPENLFGIKLDDPLSLSVGDVSSVEAASEELEVDTSTFTALQAGFTGVTAAFAYLLFILLYTPCVAAMGALVGEFGGRWAAFAGVWTFALAYGTATVFYQAATFSAHPLTSSLWIGFFAVALVFFYFWLKRKAKRSQTIIPGIKIITE; encoded by the coding sequence ATGGCTAAGCAGTTTCATTGTGTCACAGTCGGTAACCCAAATGCAGGTAAGTCGACGCTTTTTAACGCATTAACAGGAGCCAATCAGCAAGTTGGTAACTGGTCAGGTGTGACAGTTGAGAAGAAAACAGGCCTTTTTACCCTTAACGGTGCAGATGTGTATCTCACTGACCTTCCAGGTATTTATGATCTGCTTCCAGCAGGAAGCAGCTGTGATTGCTCTTTGGATGAGCAGATTGCGCAGCAATATCTGGCAGAACAACAAGTCGACGGCATTATTAATTTAGTCGATGCAACCAATATTGAACGTCACCTATATCTGACCGTTCAGCTGCGTGAACTTGGCATTCCTATGGTGGTAGTGCTGAACAAAATTGATGCCGCAAAGAAGCATGGCATTGAGATTAACACAGCCAAGATGAGTGAGACTTTAGGTTGCCCTGTGGTCAGTGTTTGTTCTCGTGATGAAGGGGATATTGAAAAGGTTAAGGAACAGGTCGTTGATCTGCTTGATGGGAAAGTCTCTGAAGCACCTTTAGTCTTAAATTATGATGCACAAATAGAAACAGGCGTTACCTCACTACTTTCAAGTGATGAGACCTTAAGCCGTGGTCGTGCGCTTGCGATGTTAGCCAATGGACTTGGCTGTGGTCAGTGTAAAAATGGTCAAATGCTTGATGAGGTGAATCAATGTTCTGAGTCACTTTCGAGTCAGGGTAAAGATATTGAGATCATGGTGGCTACAACCCGCTTTGATTTTGTGCAAAGTGTCTACGACTCCTCTGTGGCTGCCAACGGTGCTGAAACGATCAGTGACAAGCTAGACAAGGTTATTCTGCATCCAGTTGCAGGTGTGCCTGTCTTTTTGTTTGTTATGTACTTGATGTTTATGTTTAGTATCAATGTCGGTAGCTCATTTATCGACTTCTTCGATATCACAGCTGGGGCACTGTTTGTTGATCATCTAGGCGCATTGATGTCAAGCATCGGCTCCCCAGCTTGGTTGGTGACAATTGTTGCAGGTGGTGTCGGACAAGGTGTGCAAACCGTTGCGACCTTTATTCCTGTCATTGCCGCTCTGTTTTTGGCGCTCTCTGTACTTGAAGGTTCTGGGTACATGGCTCGTGCAGCCTTCGTTGTCGATGGCTTAATGCGTCGAATAGGCCTACCTGGCAAGGCCTTTGTGCCTATGATTGTGGGTTTTGGTTGCTCCGTACCTGCCATTATGGCAACACGTACTCTAGGCAGTGAGCGTGAGCGTATTGTCACGGGAATGATGGCGCCGTTTATGTCTTGTGGTGCTCGTCTTCCTGTTTATGCGCTATTTGCTGCGGCATTTTTCCCAGAGTCTGGGCAGAACTTAGTGTTTCTTCTCTATATTATTGGCGTACTAGCTGCAGTAGGTACAGGATTGTTATTACGCTCAACCCTATTGCCTGGCACAAGCAGTGCGGTTGTGATGGAGCTACCAAGCTATGAGAAGCCTAAGTTAAAAACCGTATTAAATCGCACCGGAAAACGCACTAAGAGCTTTATTTTAGGGGCGGGTAAAACCATTGTGATTGTTGTGACGCTGCTTAATTTTGTCAATGCCATTGGTATTGACGGCACCTTTGGTCATGAAGATAGCTCTGAGTCTGTATTGAGTGTAGCAAGCCAAAAGGTGACACCTCTATTTGCACCTATGGGGGTTGAGCAGGATAACTGGCCAGCAACCGTTGGCATTATCACTGGTATTTTTGCTAAAGAAGCTGTGGTCGGTACCTTAAACAGTTTATATAGCACGCCAACCGATGGTGATGAAGAGCTGACTCCTTTTATTGAATCACTGAATGAGGCGATAGCCACCATTCCTGAGAATCTGTTTGGCATCAAGCTTGATGATCCTCTCTCTCTTTCTGTTGGGGATGTCTCCTCTGTAGAAGCTGCATCTGAGGAGCTTGAGGTAGATACATCGACCTTTACGGCACTTCAAGCTGGATTTACTGGTGTCACTGCGGCATTTGCTTACCTGCTTTTCATTTTGCTATACACGCCATGTGTTGCTGCGATGGGGGCTTTAGTCGGTGAATTTGGCGGGCGCTGGGCGGCATTTGCTGGGGTTTGGACATTTGCTTTAGCCTACGGAACAGCGACAGTATTTTATCAAGCGGCGACTTTTAGCGCCCACCCATTGACCTCAAGTTTATGGATTGGATTCTTTGCTGTGGCTCTGGTATTCTTCTACTTCTGGTTAAAACGCAAAGCGAAACGTAGTCAAACAATTATTCCTGGTATTAAAATCATTACCGAATAA
- a CDS encoding FeoA family protein, whose product MKLSDLNPGEHATIAVVGQLDLPAVVKRKLLSMGITPNTRFRLLRKAPLGSGLELDIRGSRLCMRRDLADIIEVERVEVVELEVEKANG is encoded by the coding sequence ATGAAATTAAGCGATTTAAATCCAGGTGAGCACGCCACCATCGCTGTAGTCGGTCAACTGGACCTGCCTGCAGTCGTTAAGCGCAAGTTACTTTCAATGGGGATCACGCCAAATACTCGTTTTCGATTGCTTCGTAAAGCGCCATTAGGCTCGGGCTTAGAGCTTGATATTCGTGGAAGTCGCTTATGTATGCGCCGTGATTTGGCCGACATTATTGAAGTCGAGAGAGTTGAAGTAGTAGAACTTGAGGTGGAAAAAGCGAATGGCTAA
- a CDS encoding OmcA/MtrC family decaheme c-type cytochrome, with translation MMKQFNFNAATKAVLGAGLLSFALIGCGSDGDDGSNGEDGIIGVNIDSAKSVNAVFTSAKVENGAVFVDFKLEDGNGVAVLGLTKDHDLRFGIAQLTHEVRTFGEGEEAVEFDRGFQWQAYINAEKTPNEDWIPDGETDINPSNQFQANVEKASSCETCFVDNKDGTYSYTFQQNVSGVTSPVEVVYSAENTQRATLELELPSFAVNAHFDWQPSTGLTEDIQSRDVVSIDACYTCHQPDSIAFHGGRRIDLENCASCHTGTSGDPETGNSVDFTYMIHAIHKGDARTTYAPDSPDADEKGNIPAPYKVIGYGGGVHDYGKVMYPQKPAADCAACHVTGENAPADAELFLANQSNTACIACHTTMPKAYHDPSDENCISCHIEEGYARSGAEAHGDATKRYKASQDYSAKFSNIKVAGDVLTFDVQILNENGEPVAKEFIANPSKYTKSSVYFSWDTDKDYPAYTDGTKYSARGFALLNPDVSSYDPATKTFTIDSTKSALELPANLNGKSVELFAGVATCFKAGGYGRPTVEPTACQYDETDPTKLLTDAAYIQDAPLGFTWNDTDTSEPAKARRDIIDSSKCMGCHNQEIVHYDNGVNCQTCHTPDKGLNKWGGNVPTSFAYKAHHAEGHYLKYAGVGSSTVVKTDCKTCHTDSGIELGRSPDRAWRYGDADGNDIWVSSDAGACLSCHQKYLSDSGKAHITTNGGILDGVDAEDVQNRAKEACSTCHSPEKVMELHGH, from the coding sequence ATGATGAAACAGTTCAATTTTAATGCAGCGACAAAAGCTGTGTTAGGTGCAGGACTTCTCTCTTTTGCTCTGATCGGTTGCGGCAGCGACGGTGATGATGGCTCAAACGGAGAAGATGGTATTATCGGTGTTAACATCGATTCAGCAAAAAGTGTCAATGCCGTTTTTACAAGCGCTAAAGTAGAAAATGGTGCCGTATTCGTTGATTTTAAACTTGAAGATGGTAATGGCGTCGCTGTATTAGGCCTAACCAAAGATCACGATCTACGCTTTGGTATCGCCCAACTGACCCATGAAGTGCGCACTTTTGGTGAAGGCGAAGAAGCAGTTGAGTTCGATCGTGGCTTCCAGTGGCAAGCGTATATCAACGCAGAAAAAACACCAAATGAAGACTGGATCCCCGATGGCGAAACAGACATCAATCCATCAAATCAATTCCAAGCTAACGTAGAAAAAGCGTCTAGCTGTGAAACCTGTTTTGTTGATAATAAAGACGGCACATACAGCTATACTTTCCAACAAAATGTCTCAGGCGTAACTTCTCCAGTAGAGGTTGTTTACAGCGCTGAAAATACACAACGTGCCACACTGGAACTTGAGCTGCCTTCTTTTGCAGTCAATGCCCACTTTGACTGGCAACCATCTACTGGCTTAACTGAAGATATTCAAAGCCGTGATGTGGTTTCTATCGATGCATGTTATACCTGTCACCAGCCTGATAGCATAGCATTCCACGGCGGACGTCGTATCGATCTTGAAAACTGTGCTTCTTGCCATACTGGCACCTCTGGCGATCCTGAAACAGGTAACAGTGTAGATTTCACCTATATGATCCATGCGATCCATAAAGGTGATGCTCGTACAACTTACGCCCCAGATTCACCAGACGCTGATGAGAAAGGTAATATTCCAGCACCATACAAGGTGATTGGATATGGTGGTGGCGTACACGATTATGGCAAGGTGATGTATCCACAAAAGCCAGCTGCTGATTGTGCCGCTTGTCACGTTACAGGTGAGAACGCCCCAGCTGATGCAGAGTTGTTCCTTGCTAACCAAAGCAATACGGCTTGTATCGCCTGTCATACCACTATGCCAAAAGCCTATCATGACCCAAGCGATGAAAACTGTATCTCTTGTCATATCGAAGAGGGTTACGCACGTAGTGGCGCAGAAGCTCATGGCGATGCGACTAAGCGTTACAAGGCAAGCCAAGATTATTCAGCTAAATTTAGCAATATCAAAGTTGCAGGCGATGTGTTGACTTTCGATGTGCAAATTCTTAACGAAAATGGTGAACCTGTAGCAAAAGAGTTTATCGCAAACCCTAGTAAATATACTAAGTCTAGCGTTTACTTCTCTTGGGATACCGATAAGGATTACCCGGCGTACACTGATGGCACTAAATACAGTGCACGTGGTTTCGCGCTATTAAACCCTGACGTATCAAGCTACGATCCAGCAACAAAGACATTCACCATTGATAGCACCAAGAGCGCGCTTGAGCTTCCAGCTAACTTAAATGGTAAGAGTGTTGAGCTATTTGCTGGTGTTGCAACTTGTTTCAAAGCCGGTGGTTATGGTCGTCCAACTGTTGAGCCTACAGCTTGTCAATATGACGAAACTGATCCAACTAAGCTTCTAACCGACGCCGCTTATATCCAAGATGCTCCGTTAGGCTTTACTTGGAATGATACTGACACCAGTGAGCCAGCAAAAGCTCGTCGTGACATTATCGACAGCAGCAAGTGTATGGGATGTCACAATCAAGAGATCGTTCACTATGACAACGGCGTGAACTGTCAAACATGTCACACTCCGGACAAAGGACTCAATAAGTGGGGTGGTAATGTACCAACTAGCTTCGCTTATAAAGCTCACCATGCAGAAGGCCACTACCTGAAGTATGCTGGTGTTGGTTCAAGTACTGTTGTTAAGACAGATTGTAAAACATGTCACACAGACAGCGGTATCGAGCTAGGTCGCTCTCCTGACCGTGCATGGCGTTACGGTGATGCTGACGGTAATGATATCTGGGTATCATCAGATGCTGGTGCATGTTTAAGCTGTCATCAGAAGTACTTAAGTGACTCAGGCAAGGCACACATCACCACTAATGGTGGTATCTTAGATGGTGTTGATGCTGAAGATGTGCAAAACCGTGCTAAAGAAGCTTGTTCTACTTGTCACTCTCCAGAGAAAGTGATGGAGTTACACGGACACTAA